A genomic segment from Lignipirellula cremea encodes:
- a CDS encoding SDR family NAD(P)-dependent oxidoreductase has translation MANTNFQGKTAVVTGASLGIGRAAAIALGTAGANVVVNYRSHPEQAAEVVAAIEAAGGQAFAHQADVSDQTAVEQMIAAAAERYGQLDIAVSNAAFSDREPFYEADMDGFRRTVDVTMWGAFFLLRAATRQMMQQQTPGAIVMVSSPHAFIAAPRAMGYNMSKAAVEHMSKTAAIEVAEFGIRVNIIQPGWTDTPGERKFASEETLEKGGSKIPLGRLGTPEEIARGILFLCDPSQDYMTGATLLIDGGISLPWWANRGSAAPE, from the coding sequence ATGGCAAATACAAACTTCCAGGGGAAAACGGCCGTCGTGACGGGCGCCAGTCTCGGGATTGGCCGCGCCGCGGCAATCGCCCTGGGCACAGCCGGCGCCAACGTGGTCGTCAACTATCGCAGCCACCCGGAGCAAGCAGCCGAAGTCGTCGCCGCGATCGAAGCAGCCGGCGGCCAGGCGTTTGCCCACCAGGCCGATGTCTCGGACCAGACAGCCGTCGAACAAATGATTGCCGCCGCCGCGGAGCGTTACGGCCAGCTCGATATCGCCGTCAGCAACGCCGCTTTCTCGGATCGCGAACCGTTTTACGAAGCCGACATGGACGGTTTCCGCCGCACGGTCGACGTCACCATGTGGGGCGCCTTTTTTCTGCTGCGGGCCGCGACCCGGCAGATGATGCAACAGCAAACGCCCGGGGCGATCGTCATGGTCAGCTCGCCGCACGCGTTCATCGCCGCCCCCCGGGCCATGGGCTATAACATGTCCAAGGCGGCCGTCGAACATATGTCCAAAACGGCCGCAATCGAAGTCGCCGAGTTTGGCATTCGGGTGAACATCATCCAGCCTGGCTGGACCGACACGCCGGGCGAGCGCAAATTCGCCAGCGAAGAAACGCTCGAAAAAGGCGGCAGCAAAATTCCGCTGGGACGCCTCGGCACGCCCGAAGAAATCGCCCGGGGCATCCTTTTTTTATGCGACCCGTCGCAAGACTATATGACCGGAGCCACCCTGCTGATCGACGGCGGCATCAGCCTGCCGTGGTGGGCGAACCGCGGTTCCGCAGCGCCCGAATAG
- a CDS encoding FIST signal transduction protein, which yields MEPQPSPSYASALSLLENAEQAVAEVCQALQAELSEPPAFAVVFVSADRAAEMEAIAALLRETLKVEVLLGCTAESLVGSGREVEGQTGLSVWAACLPGVTLTPMRLSFERSPDGGAILGWPVSMADSWPEGSSLLMLADPFSFPADALLETLADNRPNAVVAGGMASGAGAPGESRLILGGEVFTSGAVGVLVAGVPVRTIVSQGCRPIGKPYVITKAERNVIHELGGKPAYEQLKQLFSELPTHEQQMAQRGLHVGRVVNEYQESFSQGDFLVRNVVGVDPEEGSIAIGDYVRVGQTVQFQIRDGESADIELRQMLAAVEAPAPGAALLFTCNGRGTRLFQEPHHDAQCIGDAFGPIPLAGFFAAGEIGPVGGRNFTHGFTASVVLFG from the coding sequence ATGGAGCCGCAACCATCACCCAGCTATGCCTCTGCCTTGAGTCTGCTGGAGAATGCCGAACAGGCGGTCGCCGAAGTCTGCCAGGCCCTTCAAGCCGAACTGTCTGAGCCGCCTGCATTTGCGGTCGTTTTTGTGTCGGCCGACCGTGCCGCAGAGATGGAAGCGATCGCCGCCCTGTTGCGGGAAACGCTGAAGGTCGAGGTGCTGCTGGGCTGTACGGCGGAGTCGCTCGTCGGCTCCGGACGTGAAGTCGAAGGACAGACGGGCCTGTCGGTCTGGGCGGCCTGCCTGCCGGGAGTCACCCTGACGCCGATGCGGTTGTCGTTTGAGCGCTCGCCCGACGGCGGCGCCATTCTGGGCTGGCCCGTTTCCATGGCCGATTCCTGGCCCGAGGGTTCTTCCCTGTTGATGCTGGCCGATCCCTTCAGCTTTCCGGCCGACGCGCTGCTGGAGACTCTGGCCGACAACCGTCCCAACGCGGTTGTCGCCGGAGGCATGGCCAGCGGAGCCGGAGCGCCCGGCGAGTCCCGGCTGATCCTGGGCGGCGAGGTGTTCACCAGCGGCGCGGTGGGGGTGCTCGTGGCGGGCGTGCCCGTGCGAACGATCGTCTCCCAGGGCTGCCGCCCCATCGGCAAACCATATGTGATCACCAAGGCAGAGCGGAACGTCATCCACGAACTGGGCGGCAAGCCCGCCTATGAGCAGCTCAAGCAGCTGTTCAGCGAACTGCCCACCCATGAGCAGCAAATGGCGCAGCGCGGTCTGCATGTGGGACGCGTGGTCAACGAGTACCAGGAGTCGTTCAGCCAGGGCGATTTTCTGGTGCGGAACGTGGTCGGGGTCGACCCGGAAGAAGGCTCGATCGCCATCGGCGATTATGTGCGCGTCGGGCAAACGGTCCAGTTCCAGATCCGCGACGGCGAGTCGGCCGATATCGAACTGCGGCAGATGCTGGCCGCGGTGGAAGCCCCGGCGCCGGGGGCCGCCCTGCTGTTCACCTGCAATGGTCGCGGCACCCGCTTGTTCCAGGAGCCGCACCACGACGCCCAGTGCATTGGGGACGCGTTCGGCCCGATTCCGCTGGCCGGCTTTTTCGCCGCCGGAGAGATCGGCCCCGTCGGCGGCCGCAACTTCACCCACGGCTTCACCGCCAGCGTCGTGCTGTTCGGCTGA
- the ruvX gene encoding Holliday junction resolvase RuvX → MSDATPSVLPASGRLAGIDYGTVRIGVAISDPSQMLSSPLENYNRGDLKADERFFRRLVEEERLVGFVVGLPIHLDGSESQKSTEARTFGDWLQQLTNLPVVYYDERFTSLEAGRLLEGARLTKKKRKQRLDKLAAQILLAGYLESSRRHEAAQGLDDRPSG, encoded by the coding sequence ATGTCCGACGCGACGCCCTCGGTTCTTCCCGCCAGTGGTCGACTGGCCGGCATCGACTACGGAACCGTGCGGATCGGGGTGGCGATCAGCGACCCATCGCAAATGCTGTCGAGCCCGCTGGAAAACTACAACCGTGGCGACCTGAAAGCCGATGAACGTTTCTTTCGTCGACTGGTGGAAGAAGAGCGGCTGGTCGGTTTTGTCGTTGGCCTGCCGATCCATCTCGACGGTAGCGAAAGCCAGAAATCGACCGAAGCCCGCACCTTTGGCGACTGGCTGCAGCAACTGACAAACCTGCCGGTGGTCTATTACGACGAGCGGTTCACCTCGCTCGAGGCCGGTCGTCTGCTGGAAGGCGCCAGGCTGACCAAAAAGAAACGGAAGCAGCGGCTCGATAAACTGGCCGCCCAGATCCTGCTGGCCGGATACCTGGAAAGCAGCCGTCGGCACGAGGCGGCGCAAGGTCTCGACGATCGTCCGTCGGGTTGA
- a CDS encoding esterase/lipase family protein produces MLKTLLKTFLLLLVLLSSFLATALPAGAQEEADEPDGPAHLVVGTLGGVQFWTDELIFHDWRIQRHAWTNHCRLLDGKNIRRGWGDFDDCYAALEAYKRECDPPRMTGKVVLLLHGLCRSRASMEATARYLAEHSDYRVIPLSYASTRAEVADHALALASVVRHLEDVEEIHFVAHSLGNLVVRHYFGDRAAAGDPVDPRIKRVVMLSPPNNGSRLAEVFENNPIFRVVWGRSGIEIADWKALEQHLATPPCEFGIVAGGVRSLDNPLVKGDDDGVVSVLETRLPGAADFLVVPSIHGNIMANKQACEATLQFLRNGCFVTPEARQPIH; encoded by the coding sequence ATGTTGAAAACCTTGCTGAAAACCTTTCTGCTGCTCCTGGTTCTGCTTTCCAGTTTCCTGGCGACTGCCTTGCCTGCCGGGGCGCAGGAAGAAGCGGACGAACCCGATGGTCCCGCGCATCTGGTCGTCGGCACCCTGGGCGGCGTGCAGTTCTGGACCGATGAACTGATTTTTCACGACTGGCGAATCCAGCGACACGCCTGGACGAACCACTGCCGTCTGCTCGACGGGAAAAACATCCGCCGCGGCTGGGGCGACTTCGACGATTGCTACGCCGCGCTCGAAGCCTATAAAAGAGAGTGCGATCCGCCCCGCATGACGGGTAAGGTCGTTTTGCTGTTGCACGGTTTGTGCCGGTCCCGCGCCTCGATGGAAGCGACCGCCAGGTATCTGGCCGAGCACAGCGACTATCGAGTCATCCCGTTAAGCTACGCCAGCACCCGGGCGGAAGTCGCTGATCACGCCCTGGCGCTGGCCAGCGTGGTGCGGCATCTGGAAGACGTCGAAGAAATCCACTTTGTCGCCCATAGCCTGGGGAACCTGGTGGTGCGGCATTACTTTGGCGATCGCGCGGCCGCCGGCGACCCTGTCGACCCGCGGATCAAACGGGTCGTCATGCTGAGCCCGCCAAACAACGGCTCCCGCCTGGCCGAAGTGTTTGAGAACAACCCAATCTTTCGCGTGGTCTGGGGCCGTAGCGGCATTGAAATCGCCGACTGGAAAGCGTTAGAGCAGCACCTGGCCACTCCGCCCTGCGAGTTTGGCATTGTCGCAGGCGGCGTGCGCAGCCTCGACAATCCGCTCGTCAAAGGGGACGACGACGGCGTGGTCTCGGTTCTGGAAACTCGCCTGCCGGGCGCCGCCGACTTCCTGGTCGTGCCATCGATTCATGGTAACATCATGGCCAACAAACAGGCCTGCGAAGCGACGCTGCAGTTCCTCCGCAACGGCTGCTTCGTTACGCCCGAAGCCCGCCAGCCAATCCATTAG
- a CDS encoding Nif3-like dinuclear metal center hexameric protein, which yields MTVLQQVCGFLEQFAPRRLAEDWDNVGLLVGDRAQPIERIMTCLTITPASVAEAIRERAQLIVAHHPLPFRPLKTITSDTVAGRMLLELIRGQVAIYSPHTSFDSAAVGINQQLAEGLGLTDIQPLQPRVDDPDNLGAGRKGAFAAPLPVREVVARLKTFLRIDGMHLVGDDAAEVRTAAVACGSAGSFLDAALRAKCDLFVTGETTFHTCLEAESRGIALLLPGHYATERFAVEQLAGVLQKQFPELQAWASVDEADPLTWI from the coding sequence TTGACCGTATTGCAACAAGTCTGTGGGTTTCTGGAACAGTTCGCGCCGCGACGGCTGGCAGAAGACTGGGACAATGTGGGCCTGCTGGTGGGGGATCGCGCGCAGCCCATTGAACGGATCATGACCTGCCTCACGATCACGCCGGCCAGCGTCGCCGAGGCGATCCGCGAACGGGCGCAGCTGATTGTCGCCCATCATCCGCTGCCGTTTCGTCCCTTGAAAACGATCACGTCGGACACCGTCGCCGGCCGCATGCTGCTGGAACTGATTCGCGGCCAGGTCGCCATTTACAGTCCGCATACCTCGTTCGATTCGGCTGCCGTCGGCATTAACCAGCAACTGGCGGAAGGACTCGGGCTGACCGATATCCAGCCCCTGCAGCCGCGGGTTGACGACCCCGACAACCTGGGCGCCGGACGGAAAGGCGCATTCGCCGCCCCCCTGCCGGTCCGGGAAGTGGTCGCCCGCCTGAAGACGTTTCTGCGGATCGACGGCATGCACCTGGTCGGGGACGACGCGGCCGAAGTGCGGACCGCCGCGGTCGCCTGCGGCAGCGCCGGCTCTTTCCTCGACGCCGCACTGCGGGCGAAGTGCGACTTGTTCGTCACGGGCGAAACGACCTTTCACACCTGTCTGGAAGCCGAGTCGCGCGGCATTGCCTTGCTGCTGCCGGGCCATTACGCCACCGAACGATTCGCCGTCGAACAGCTGGCAGGCGTGCTGCAGAAACAGTTCCCGGAGCTACAGGCGTGGGCCAGCGTCGACGAAGCCGATCCGTTAACCTGGATCTAA
- a CDS encoding DinB family protein — protein MPHTSQIDAYLAGVDQLQAAIAGMTAEQLDAAPAEGKWSTRQVICHLADFEPVYLDRITRIIAEDEPSFFSGDPDLFAARLAYAQRDLAEEMQLIGAVRRHLARILRTLPAADFQRRGNHSADGPVTLEKLLRHITAHIPHHLPFIAEKRRLLGC, from the coding sequence ATGCCTCACACGTCCCAGATTGACGCCTACCTGGCAGGAGTGGATCAACTCCAGGCCGCGATTGCCGGCATGACCGCAGAACAGCTGGACGCCGCACCGGCCGAGGGGAAATGGTCGACCCGGCAGGTCATCTGCCATCTGGCGGATTTTGAGCCGGTCTACCTGGACCGGATCACACGCATCATCGCCGAGGACGAACCGAGTTTTTTCAGCGGCGATCCCGATCTGTTCGCCGCTCGCCTGGCGTATGCGCAGCGTGACCTGGCCGAGGAGATGCAGTTGATCGGCGCCGTCCGCCGCCACCTGGCGCGCATCCTGCGGACCTTGCCCGCGGCCGACTTCCAGCGAAGGGGCAATCATTCGGCAGACGGGCCAGTCACCCTGGAAAAGTTGCTGCGGCATATCACCGCGCACATCCCGCATCATCTGCCGTTCATCGCCGAGAAACGCCGCCTGCTGGGTTGTTAA
- a CDS encoding c-type heme family protein — protein sequence MKKKTLVVLGLLAAIAVGVVGLRSVVTGAEPTPPQPSQAAVARTQKMVQTLDSIYKNAVVLITDKYVHDEDDFAAGSAAVLLFENISKGGSHQVRLIDATGMPYDEKNVARDDFEKEGIKRLKAGAALYEQVVYRDGKPQLRALTAVPVVMQKCVMCHEHYADVKKGDPIGAISYTVPIE from the coding sequence ATGAAGAAGAAAACTCTGGTTGTCCTGGGCTTGCTGGCCGCTATTGCGGTAGGCGTGGTGGGCCTTCGCTCCGTCGTCACCGGAGCCGAGCCGACGCCGCCCCAACCGAGCCAGGCCGCTGTGGCCCGGACGCAGAAAATGGTGCAAACGCTCGATAGCATTTACAAGAACGCCGTCGTGCTCATCACCGACAAATATGTGCACGACGAAGACGACTTCGCCGCGGGCAGCGCGGCCGTGCTACTGTTTGAAAACATCTCCAAAGGCGGCTCGCACCAGGTCCGTTTGATCGACGCCACCGGAATGCCGTACGATGAGAAGAACGTCGCCCGGGATGACTTCGAAAAGGAAGGCATCAAACGCCTCAAAGCGGGCGCCGCCCTGTACGAGCAGGTCGTCTACCGGGACGGCAAGCCGCAGCTTAGGGCGCTGACCGCCGTGCCGGTCGTCATGCAGAAATGCGTCATGTGCCATGAGCACTACGCCGACGTCAAGAAAGGCGACCCGATCGGCGCCATCAGCTATACGGTTCCGATCGAATAG
- a CDS encoding ABC transporter permease subunit, protein MNRLINVALLRKCCREAQWLLLGCMAVMLSFCWIRVRIVSGLDMDRFKEILDLLPGDWQRFSPVEFAWLVTYAGRISLTYDEAIVVFCMSIWAIARGSDVVSGELSRGSMELLLAQPISRMQVLWTQSGVTLLGAALLALASWLGVYAGIATSSVKEEVRPVIWLPVVGPVPNYLAPTEKREAPMETKVNAGVFAPASFSLFCLGAMLAGVSALVSACDRYRWRTIGIVVGMYVVSLIAKLVGMYFPWLTWMTYCSVFTVYEPEAFVQTADLTPEHAWSVLLYNSQGDYLGFGPLGYCSVLLAVGAACYLGASLIFQRRDLPAPL, encoded by the coding sequence TTGAACCGCCTGATCAATGTCGCCCTGCTTCGCAAATGCTGTCGCGAAGCGCAATGGCTGCTGCTGGGATGCATGGCCGTGATGCTCTCGTTCTGCTGGATCCGCGTGCGGATTGTCAGCGGGCTCGACATGGACCGCTTCAAAGAAATTCTCGATCTCCTGCCGGGCGACTGGCAGCGTTTTTCGCCGGTGGAGTTTGCCTGGCTGGTGACGTATGCGGGACGCATCTCGCTGACCTACGACGAAGCGATCGTGGTGTTTTGCATGTCGATCTGGGCGATCGCCCGCGGCTCCGATGTGGTCAGCGGGGAACTTAGCCGCGGCTCCATGGAGCTGCTGCTGGCCCAGCCGATCAGCCGGATGCAGGTGCTCTGGACGCAGTCCGGCGTGACCCTGCTTGGCGCCGCACTGTTGGCGCTGGCCTCCTGGCTGGGCGTGTACGCCGGCATCGCCACCAGCAGCGTCAAGGAAGAGGTGCGGCCCGTGATCTGGCTGCCCGTCGTGGGACCGGTTCCCAACTACCTGGCGCCGACGGAGAAGCGGGAAGCGCCAATGGAAACGAAGGTTAACGCAGGCGTGTTCGCCCCGGCTTCGTTCAGCCTGTTCTGCCTGGGAGCGATGCTGGCCGGCGTGAGCGCGCTGGTCTCGGCGTGCGATCGCTACCGCTGGCGGACGATCGGGATTGTCGTTGGGATGTATGTCGTTTCCCTGATCGCCAAACTGGTCGGTATGTACTTTCCATGGTTAACCTGGATGACGTACTGCTCGGTCTTTACCGTGTATGAGCCAGAAGCGTTCGTGCAGACGGCCGACCTCACCCCGGAGCACGCCTGGAGCGTCCTGCTTTACAACAGCCAGGGCGACTACCTGGGCTTCGGCCCGCTGGGTTATTGCTCGGTCCTGCTGGCCGTCGGGGCTGCCTGCTACCTGGGCGCCTCGCTCATCTTCCAGCGCCGCGATCTGCCCGCCCCGCTATAA
- a CDS encoding ABC transporter ATP-binding protein codes for MLVETHSLTKSYGRMTALDACSIHVERGEVFGLLGPNGAGKTTLLRLLLGFLRPTSGSAEIGGFDCYHDRVKVHRQVAYLPGDARLFRGMKGAEVLRFFAEIHPTGDLAKALGLAERLELDLSARVAFMSTGMRQKLALAAALSSETALLVLDEPTANLDPTVRSAVLELVMEARAAGRTVIFSSHVLSEVEEICDRVVILRRGKLVHTQIMTDLRRRHRIRARVRGPVSALPAPDNSDVLLVDQGDGRILIETAGELADLFGWLSQLPLEDVRIEPVGLRSIYDRFHGPLREDLVKVPAESGWTDAEAGMPESQGTGGRS; via the coding sequence GTGCTCGTTGAAACGCATTCACTCACCAAATCGTACGGCCGGATGACCGCCCTCGACGCTTGCTCGATCCATGTGGAACGGGGCGAGGTGTTTGGGCTGCTCGGCCCCAATGGCGCCGGGAAAACGACCCTGCTCCGTTTGCTGCTGGGCTTTCTTCGTCCGACCAGCGGCTCGGCGGAAATCGGCGGCTTCGACTGTTACCACGACCGGGTCAAAGTCCATCGGCAGGTCGCTTATCTGCCGGGCGACGCCCGCCTGTTCCGCGGGATGAAGGGGGCCGAAGTGCTCCGCTTCTTCGCCGAGATTCACCCCACCGGCGATCTGGCCAAGGCGCTCGGCCTGGCGGAACGGCTGGAGCTGGATCTTTCCGCCCGGGTGGCGTTCATGTCGACCGGCATGCGGCAGAAGCTGGCGCTGGCGGCCGCCCTGTCGAGCGAAACGGCGCTCCTGGTCCTCGATGAACCGACCGCCAACCTCGACCCCACGGTGCGCAGCGCCGTGCTGGAACTGGTGATGGAAGCCAGGGCGGCCGGCCGCACGGTGATCTTCTCTTCCCACGTGCTGTCCGAGGTGGAAGAGATCTGCGACCGCGTGGTGATCCTCCGCCGCGGCAAACTGGTGCATACGCAAATCATGACCGATCTCCGCCGCCGCCATCGGATCCGCGCCCGGGTTCGCGGTCCGGTGTCCGCCCTGCCAGCTCCCGACAATAGCGACGTCCTGCTGGTCGATCAGGGAGACGGCCGGATCCTGATCGAAACCGCTGGCGAACTGGCCGATCTGTTCGGCTGGCTGTCGCAACTGCCGCTGGAGGACGTGCGGATTGAACCGGTCGGGCTGCGCAGCATTTACGATCGCTTCCATGGCCCGCTGCGGGAAGACCTCGTCAAGGTTCCCGCCGAGTCGGGCTGGACCGATGCGGAAGCCGGCATGCCGGAAAGCCAGGGGACGGGAGGCCGCTCTTGA
- a CDS encoding sulfatase family protein, with amino-acid sequence MSTSCNSLLSRCLLTLLAISFLSAIVQAEPAGQPNIVMLFADDMGIGDVGCYNAASKTATPNLDRLAESGMRFTQAYAAAAVCVPSRYSLLTGRYPFRGSPLRWSTHPTIPEGTPTLGSVLQDQGYQTACIGKWHAGFDGGVGLGEKPLTGGPPDRGFDFFFGQHGSLDQPPYFYIQDRQATQPATGTTPDHQETGHSVIYQGKFWRAGKIAPDFRHEEALERYATEAIRYLQSQGKKQADPARRPFFLYLALTAPHGPWLPSKEFRGRSQAGPLGDFVMQVDDVVGRVLATLDKAGLRENTLVLFSSDNGPLWFPPDVEKYGHDSSGGFRGRKGDIWDGGIRMPLIARWPGHIRAGSVNPHLCGLVDVMATFAEAAGGKLPAEAGVDSHSLATTLWGDGSDPPPRQELLLQSLGAGDLAIREGDWKYIPWIGSGGFLTKPRRVQPQPGEPTAQLYNLASDPGEQTNLFAQHPEIADRLAKRLAAIRASQRTRP; translated from the coding sequence ATGTCGACTTCCTGCAATTCTCTTCTATCGCGTTGTCTGCTCACACTGCTCGCGATCAGCTTCCTTTCGGCGATTGTCCAGGCGGAGCCAGCCGGACAGCCGAACATTGTGATGCTGTTCGCCGACGACATGGGGATTGGCGATGTCGGCTGTTATAACGCCGCTTCCAAAACGGCCACGCCGAATCTGGACCGGCTGGCCGAATCGGGCATGCGGTTCACCCAGGCGTACGCGGCAGCGGCCGTCTGCGTGCCTTCGCGTTACTCGCTGTTAACGGGTCGGTATCCGTTTCGTGGGTCGCCGTTGCGCTGGTCGACGCATCCGACGATTCCTGAAGGCACGCCGACGCTGGGATCCGTGCTGCAGGACCAGGGTTATCAGACCGCCTGCATTGGCAAATGGCATGCGGGTTTCGACGGCGGCGTCGGCCTGGGGGAAAAGCCTTTAACCGGCGGGCCGCCTGATCGCGGTTTCGATTTCTTTTTTGGCCAGCACGGTTCACTCGATCAGCCGCCGTACTTTTATATCCAGGATCGCCAGGCCACCCAGCCGGCGACCGGAACGACGCCCGACCACCAGGAGACGGGCCACTCGGTGATCTACCAGGGGAAGTTCTGGCGGGCCGGCAAGATCGCCCCCGACTTCCGTCACGAAGAAGCGCTCGAGCGCTACGCCACCGAGGCGATCCGTTATCTGCAATCGCAGGGGAAGAAGCAGGCCGATCCTGCCCGGCGGCCGTTCTTTCTGTATCTGGCGCTCACGGCTCCGCATGGGCCGTGGTTGCCGTCGAAGGAATTCCGCGGACGCAGCCAGGCCGGTCCACTGGGCGATTTTGTGATGCAGGTCGATGACGTCGTCGGCCGGGTGCTGGCGACGCTCGACAAAGCGGGCCTGCGGGAGAATACACTCGTCCTGTTTAGCAGCGATAACGGTCCGCTCTGGTTTCCGCCCGATGTGGAGAAGTACGGCCATGATTCGTCGGGCGGTTTCCGCGGCCGCAAAGGCGATATCTGGGACGGCGGCATTCGCATGCCCCTGATTGCCCGCTGGCCGGGCCATATCCGGGCCGGCTCCGTGAACCCGCATCTGTGCGGGCTGGTCGATGTGATGGCGACCTTCGCCGAGGCGGCCGGCGGCAAGCTCCCGGCCGAAGCGGGCGTCGACAGTCACAGCCTGGCGACGACGCTCTGGGGCGATGGCAGCGATCCGCCCCCGCGGCAGGAACTGCTGCTGCAGAGCCTGGGGGCCGGCGACCTGGCGATTCGTGAAGGGGACTGGAAGTATATCCCGTGGATCGGTTCTGGCGGCTTTCTCACCAAACCCCGCCGCGTGCAGCCCCAACCGGGCGAACCGACCGCCCAGCTCTACAACCTGGCGTCGGACCCGGGCGAACAGACGAACCTGTTCGCGCAGCACCCCGAGATCGCCGATCGTCTGGCCAAACGCCTGGCGGCGATCCGCGCCAGCCAACGCACCCGTCCTTGA
- a CDS encoding GxxExxY protein translates to MRENDLAKAIVDVAFQIHTKLGPGLLESVYEAVMAHELRKRGLQIETQTPIPVEWDNLKLELGFRADILVERCVVVELKSIEQVAPVHKKQLLTYLRLTDCRLGLLINFNTELIRDGISRVVNHLPDSPFAP, encoded by the coding sequence ATGCGTGAGAATGATTTGGCCAAGGCGATTGTGGATGTCGCGTTTCAGATTCATACCAAACTGGGCCCCGGGCTATTGGAGTCTGTTTATGAAGCCGTAATGGCGCACGAACTACGCAAACGCGGACTGCAAATCGAAACGCAAACACCTATTCCAGTTGAGTGGGATAATTTGAAGCTGGAACTAGGTTTCCGTGCTGACATCCTTGTCGAACGATGCGTCGTCGTGGAACTCAAGTCGATAGAGCAGGTCGCCCCCGTCCATAAAAAACAACTGCTAACTTATCTGCGACTCACCGACTGCCGCCTTGGCCTGCTCATTAACTTCAACACGGAACTCATCAGGGACGGAATCTCTCGCGTCGTCAACCATCTCCCCGACTCCCCCTTTGCGCCTTAG
- a CDS encoding PQQ-binding-like beta-propeller repeat protein, whose product MTPLLSPSPVSRWLALLLLVYPAAVAVGGEAAWPRFHGPNGTGVSASTQPLPDRIGPDENLLWKTPTAEGISSPVIGGGRLFLTTAENKDEVAVLALDAADGRVLWRHPLESTLKTSGKRLATPTPTTDGERVICFLETRGLVCLDLDGKLLWEQPFGPLVNQFNQSGSPILVGDLVILVLDHDGDSLLVALDKRTGEESWRSHRFLFGRNYSTPVTWKCEDGEFLVVAGSGMVVGHHLETGEPAWYFRGTPAVVNPTPLAAGNGRLYTHGSSPPGGARSTPFGQLLQKYDQNADKALQPSELPACFLKTFFARFDTDASGGVSPAEYGAFDELSQPYTGGLLCILPGGPADRSDENLAWSIERSMPRTPSAVFHQGVLLIANEGGILQSIDAESGKVLRSARLGARGTIYGSPALGDGKLYLGDLDGNVSVVSAVADWENLHTATLDSEIQASPAIADGRVYFRTKTAVYCFGLPAAAEKK is encoded by the coding sequence ATGACTCCGCTGCTGTCGCCTTCCCCCGTTTCTCGCTGGCTCGCGTTGTTGCTGCTGGTCTATCCGGCGGCGGTTGCTGTCGGCGGAGAGGCGGCCTGGCCCCGCTTTCATGGACCGAACGGCACTGGCGTTTCGGCCAGTACTCAGCCGCTGCCGGACCGGATTGGTCCCGACGAAAACCTGCTGTGGAAAACGCCGACGGCCGAAGGTATTTCGTCGCCCGTCATCGGCGGCGGTCGTCTGTTTTTGACCACGGCCGAAAACAAGGATGAGGTCGCCGTGCTCGCGCTCGATGCGGCCGATGGGCGCGTGCTGTGGCGGCATCCGCTGGAGAGCACGCTCAAGACCTCCGGCAAACGATTGGCGACGCCCACGCCGACGACCGATGGCGAACGGGTCATCTGCTTTCTGGAAACCCGCGGCCTGGTTTGCCTGGACCTCGACGGCAAGCTGCTGTGGGAGCAGCCGTTTGGGCCGCTGGTGAACCAGTTCAACCAGTCCGGTTCGCCCATCCTGGTCGGGGACCTGGTGATCCTGGTGCTGGACCACGATGGCGATTCACTCCTGGTCGCGCTCGATAAAAGGACTGGCGAAGAGAGCTGGCGGTCGCACCGCTTTCTGTTTGGCCGAAACTACTCGACCCCCGTTACCTGGAAGTGCGAAGACGGCGAGTTCCTGGTGGTTGCCGGATCCGGCATGGTCGTGGGCCATCACCTGGAGACAGGTGAACCGGCCTGGTACTTTCGCGGGACGCCGGCGGTCGTGAACCCGACGCCGCTCGCGGCCGGGAACGGCCGGCTGTATACGCACGGCAGTTCTCCCCCGGGCGGAGCCCGCAGTACGCCGTTTGGGCAACTGCTGCAGAAGTACGACCAGAACGCGGACAAGGCCTTGCAGCCTTCCGAGTTGCCGGCCTGCTTCCTGAAGACGTTCTTTGCTCGCTTCGACACCGACGCCAGCGGCGGCGTCAGCCCGGCCGAGTACGGCGCCTTCGACGAACTGTCCCAGCCCTACACCGGCGGGCTGCTCTGTATTTTGCCTGGCGGACCGGCCGATCGGAGCGACGAGAATCTAGCCTGGTCGATCGAGCGGTCAATGCCCCGCACGCCGTCGGCCGTGTTCCACCAGGGCGTACTGCTGATCGCCAACGAAGGCGGCATCCTGCAGAGCATCGACGCCGAGTCCGGCAAGGTGCTGCGCAGCGCTCGCCTGGGCGCCCGCGGCACGATCTACGGTTCGCCCGCCCTGGGCGACGGGAAACTTTACCTGGGCGATCTCGACGGCAATGTATCGGTCGTCTCGGCCGTCGCCGACTGGGAGAATCTGCACACGGCGACGCTCGACAGCGAGATCCAGGCCTCTCCGGCCATTGCCGACGGACGGGTTTACTTCCGCACCAAAACGGCCGTCTACTGCTTCGGCCTGCCCGCCGCCGCAGAGAAAAAGTAG